The Ignavibacteriota bacterium sequence CAGCATTTTTTTTGATTGATACAAATTACCATATTTTAACTGATAATAATAGATTCCGCTTGGTAAATTTGCCGCATTAAATTGGATTTTATAATATCCCGGCTTTTGATATTCGTTAACGAGTGTCTTTATTTCTTTTCCTAAAATATCGAAAACAATTACTTTCACATTGTCTTCACTTTTTTGCTGTGTATTATGAAATGAATTAGCATTTACGGATTTTGGAATAATATATTCAATTGTTGTTGTTGGATTGAAAGGATTCGGATAATTCTGCAATAATTGGAATTCCGAAGGTAAATTTTCTTCATCGGTGATTGAAATTAAATAATCCGATTCGATCGAGCCCATGTCAGGAGCAGAACCAATATATTCATCCGAAGATAAATTAATTATGGTATCTCCTTGTAAAATTAGAAAAGGCGTTCCAACATTTAAGCAAGGAGAAATTATCTTTAATCCATAACTAAGCGGTACACCGCCGATAAACATTGGATCGGATTCAATATTATTTTCATTCCAATTTATTTTAACGCTATCAGAATTTTCTATTGATTTTATTCCTCCGAACAAATCTGAATTTGAAATTGTAAGTTCAGAGTTATTAAAATTGGTGTGTTTGAGCTTTATATCTTTAGGTATATTTTTGAAAATGATACAATTGGTAATAAAAAGTTTTTCGCCGTTAAAATAAATTCCGCCGGAGTGATTATTTATTTTGGAATTATTAAATGCGATGGTCAAATTATTCAAAATAACCTTTTCTGAATTATCAATGTAAATTCCCCCTCCTTCATTTTCGGCAATATTATTTTTTATTAATAGATTTTTCAAAAAAACATTTTTGCCCGAAATAAAAATACCGCCGCCATTCAAATCTTTCCCGTTTTGCAAAGTTTGAAAGATATGCTTTTTAACGGTTCATCCTCGCTAATACCACTATTTGAATCAGAGCCTTCTGGTGAAATATAAAGATCGGAATTAACCGAATTAAAAATTGCTGTTTTAAAATTCAAATTAATTTTATCAATTATATTTATATGATATTTTTCCGGTTGAGAAACGGTGACAGTATCTAAATAAATTTGAAAATTTGATTCCGGTAAAAAAGATTCAAAATGAATATCGGTACTTCCGTAGTTGGCTTTGTTTAGAAAAATTGAATTATGTGAATTTTCAAGTAATTCAAATTGTGATTTAGTAAATATTCCTCCGCCACGAGTGGAAGCAGTATTGTTATATACTTTTGTATGCTTAAAATTATCTTGAATATTTTCAATATCGAAATAAATTCCAGCTCCAAATGTCGCTATATTTTCATTAATGATAACATCAATAATATTATATTTTGATTTTGTTAAGTAAACGCCGCCGCCAATCTTTGCTTCGTTATCTTTAATCTTTACTCTTTGCATTTTTATTATGGAATTTTTCACTGAAACACCGCCGCCGGAACCATCGATAGCAATGTTATTGCTAATTAATAAATTTTCCATTTGCAATTGAGAATTTTCGATACACAAAATACCTGCTCCGCCGCATTCTTCCGTATAATTCCTATCAATTATAAGATTTTTTAATTTAGCGGATGAATTATTTCTTATAGTAATTCCGCCGCCGTATAATGAATCGGAATAACTTGCTCCGTCTCTAATAGTAAAACCGTTTAATTCCGCGGTTGAATCTTCACCGTTTTCAAAAATTACGGCACAACCTTGGCGCATTCCGTTTATAACCGTATTTTGAATATAAGATGAATCGCCGTAAACTAAATAGTAAGATGCAACAACTATATTTTTCCCATTAAAATTTATATTCTCGTAATAAATATTTGGCGGAACAAGAACGGTATCGCCATTTTTACTTTGATCAATTAATTCTTGAATTTTGGGAATACTTTTCGGACCCGAAATAATTTCAGCCGATAAAGCGGACGCAATTAATTTCAAAAGTATTATAGCAAAAAAGATTTTTTTCATAAAATTAATTTGAATTGAATGTTGAATAAAAGCAAAACATATCGGAAAATCCAGCGGCTGGAAATTAACTAAAATTATTATTAATTACTTTGCTTTATCTCAATATAATTGCGGATAAATATTATTTCTTTTTTAAGAAATTTATAAGCTTTTCGGGATCGTCGGTTTGAATTCCATCACAGTTTATATCAATAATATTTTTCCATTCCTCTTCATTTCCGGAATTTTCATCGACGAAAACTTTTGAATTATACTGGTGAGAGACAGCTACAAACTCAGAGTCTAATTGACTCATATCAGTTGCTATTACTTGTGGTTTAATTTCATTCAACAAGAAATTTAATTTTACTTTTTCTTCTGGATCGGGCATCGGTATGCATTCTTCACAAACTTCCTTCAATTTTTTAATTTCATTCAAATATGAAAACGGAATATACCAAACGACTTCCCTCTCCATTTTATACTTTTTAATAATTGCCGAAATTTCATCTATGTATGGTTCTTTCAAATCCAAATAAATGCCTATTTTCCCTTTGCACAAATCTAATATTTCTTCTAAAGTTGGAATTCTTTCAAAATTATCCGTAATATTTTTATCTTTATAAATTTTCATATTTTTTAATTCACATAGAGTAAACTCATTAACCCTACCTGATTTTTCATCAATATATTCATCAATTCTTGAGTTGTGCATACTTACGAATTTTCCGTCCTTAGTTTTTCTTACGTCAATTTCAATAAAATCACAGCCAAGCTCAATTGCTTTTTTATATGCAGATAATGTGTTTTCGGGAGAATCTTTATGCGCACCGCGATGAGCAATAACATAGGTTTTACCATTCTTCGGTTTAGGAAAATTATTTGTTTCAATCGACGTTTGACCATAACATAAAAATGAAATGAAAACTAAAGCAAAAATAAATCTTTTTTTAAGCCGATCTAATTCATCAAAAATTTTATATTTCATTTTTCTCATATAACTAAAATAATTCAAATCTTAATTTTAATCATTGGAAACGCAACTGCGCTCCGGGCAAACCATTGTGTAAATTGATTGAAATTATAGATAAAATAATTATAACAACCAAAGCGCTGACAGCAAAAGTAATCAACTGTTTTGATAACATTGGATTATCCGAAATTGAATTCTTCAATTCATATTTGCTTTGGTAAAGTAATAATATGATAACCGCAAAGATTGGTATATAAAGCGTATTAGAATTACTCAATTCAAATCCGGAATAAAAAAGTCCGTTTCTAATTATTAAAAATACGTTGTAATAAAGGAAAATCAGTGTGAACAAATAATTCATGTATTTACTATTATTTGTAGATTCGAATTTTCGTAATGTTATAAATGCCAAAACTGAAATTATTAAAATCATTAACCAACCCAATCCAATTTGCAAAATAGAAAAATCATTGCCTGATAAACTCGTTTGAAGTGAAGAAAGTTTATTAAAATATTCAAATGAAAATGATTGATCAAAATTTATAAAAGGCAGAATTATAAAAAGAAAAATAAAAGCAAAAAAATTACTACTTTTTGAAAATGTAATTTGTTTATGTATTCCCGAAGTAAATACCGAATATGTTAAAGCAATTCCTCCGCTAAAACCTAAAATAAATTCCATTACATTCCACCAGTTGTAATTTATTCCGCTTACACTTCCAACAACCTGAATAAAATTACCGAATGAAAATCCGATGCCGGCGCCAACGCAAGTGAATAACGCAATCCTTAATGATTGTTTGAAATCTTCTCTCCACAAATACCATCCTAAAGCTAGCGAAGCTCCAAAAGCAGCTGCCCAAAGTTCTGACCTTGGCGGTGTCATAAACCACTCAAGTTGATAAATTATAAATCCCCAAGTTAACATTGCTCCGGCAGTCATTTGAGTTATAAGGTTTGCCCAATTAGGTCGTTTATTTTTTTCGGATTCAAGTCCAAGTCCAAAAAAACCGCCGCCGATAAACCCGTAAATTCCGCCGATAACAAACAGCATTAAGTATCCGTACAGTACATTCAGCAGATCGATACTTCTGCAATATCCTATCACAACTCCATAACTGCTCATTCCGCCAACGCCCCAACCCAAAGCTCCTAATGCGGTTAAAACCGGCGCGTTACTTATCCAATTTTTATTTCTGGAAATTACGACAACCGCAAATGTTCCAATAGCTCCTGCCCAAGCTGCGCCGTATTCATGACCAAAACTACCGCGAATAGCCCAAGCCAAACCAAGTGAAAGTGCTGAAAATAATATTGGAGTAATGTTTTTTAAATTCATTTTAATTAGTAGGAATTATGAATAAAATACGTAAATTAAATTTAGACAATCGTTTGTATAAACTCAATTAGAAATATATATGATATATTTTTAATTATTATTTTACGAATGATTTTATAATCTGTCCGATATCCGTGTTATCAATATATTCACCATAGACAGGATCTTTTCCTTTAACTATATCATTAAATATTTCGGATCCTCTTCCTTTTGCATAAAACGGAACTAACGAATTTGTATGTCCGCCGCTAAACCATTCAACACCCGGCATTTTACCCTTGCCATTATTTTGCAGTTTTTTCCATTTTTCGAATTTGGAATTTGTGTTTGGTAAATTTGACTGCGGTCCGAGCAAATACCCCGTTTCATGATCTGCTGTCACAATTATTAAAGTTTCTTCCCAATCGCTATTTTCCTCGACCCATTTACACGCGGCTTCAACGGCTTTATTAAAATCTATTTGCTCTTCAATTGTGCGGTTTAGAATATGATCATGAGCTGCCCAATCGACTGCTCCGCCTTCAGCCATTAAAAAAAATCCGTGTTCATTATTATCAAGAACATTTATAGCGCTTAAAGTCATCTCTTCTAAAGTTGGAATTGATTGAATAAACGGAACCGAAAATGGTACCCATTTTTCGTTAGCTGTATCTCTTTCAACTTGTGATGCTTGTCCGCTTTTAAATACACCTATTAATCTTTTGGGAGTTTCTCCGGACATAAATTTTTGGAAAGATTCTCTGTCTTGTATTAAAGTCCAACTATCAATTTTCTCATCATTATCTGCATCATTCCCAATGATTCCACTTGATAATTTATCCCAAACCTCTTTTCCGCCGACATATCGAAATTCCGATTCGGACAATAATTTTCCTTCTTCATCGCTTATCGGCTTTCCGCCATTATTCATATCCCAAACTTCTTTATGACCTATGTACCTTTCAGCCAATGCGGAAACCAATGTTCCATTGGGATTATAAAACGGGTGTCCGCCGCCCATTATTACTTCCGCTTTGCTCTTTAAAATCATTTCTTCAGCAATTTCTTTATAATTTTGTCTGTTTTCATTATGAGCAACAAATGCCGCGGGTGTAGCGTTACTAAATGGTACAGTTGAAATTACCCCGGTCGATTTTCCGAATTTTTCAAATTTATCTACTATAGTTTCAAGCGGCTTATTGAGTGAATCATATGAAATGGCTCTTTTACCTGTTTTAAATCCCGTTGCCATTGCAGAAGCGGCGGCAGAAGATTCCGTTGGATTTTTCTTTAACCATTCAAAATTAGACCAAGCAGAATCCGAGATATATTTATTTCCATTTGCATAGTATGTCGACATTGCAAATTTTACCGGGAATTTTTCATAAACTTGTTCACCGGTTTTGCCATATTGATAATAGCTTGCAGCGTCAACCGTGTTAAATCCACAGCCATCACTAATAAATAAAATAATATTTTTAGGCGCTACATTCTTATGGAAATTTGTTTCATCAACAGTTGTACAATTTTGAATAAAAGCAATACACAACAACACTAAAGGTAGTTTTGTAAATTTCAATTTAACTCCAATATTAAAAAAAATTTTAGGCTACTTTGATAAAGAGTTATACTTCTTCATTATCTCTTTCCAGTTAGTTAAAATAATATCATTATCGACTAAAAATTGTTTAACTACCGGGTCAGAAAACAATTGAGATTCCCAAACTCTTTGCTGCCAAGAATTTGTAATACTTTTTAAATTTTCGGTTTCAATGGAAGGATGGAAAATTATTTCGGTCAATCCAGCAGGTAATTCATTTATATGATTGAATAGATTTTTTCTTTTCTCTTCATACGTATTGCAGTTCGGCACGCTCGAAAAAAAATCCAATTTTGGAAGTTTATATTCATTTACCAAATTTATAACTTCTTCATTTATCGGATATCCGGCATTTTTAAAATGCTGCGCTACCGCTTCTTTTGAAAGATCAATCGCATTGGCAGGAATTCTATATTCTTCGGCGACTTTAAAAAATACTTTTACATAATCAGGCGAACCATATAATGTTCCCATATGAGTATCAATATGATCGGGTTTCATTCCTTTCGATATTGAGTAGTCAATTTGGGCACGAATTTCTGTTTCAATTTCTTTAGCTGAGGCATGCATTACAACTTCTTCTACACTTCTGTACATCTTACCTAAAGAATCTAATAAACCTGGCACTAATTTTTTGTTAGCAACAGTTCCCCATCTATATGTTTTCCATTCACTCGTTAAAGTTAAATGTAATCCTACATCTTTATCATCATTTTCAATAGCCCAGGAAATTGCTTCGTCGGCATTAGGACACGGAACCATAATAGCCGCACTATTAATTTCGTTATTTTGAAGATAATTAAACGCGGCTTTATTAGCTTCATCACACATCCCAATATCATCGGCATGAAAAATTATAACTTTTTTCCCTTTGGGAAATCCAAGTTTTTCCGCCCAATTCGCGCCGCTAAAATCTTGTGCAGATAAATTATTTTCACTTGAATATATTGCAAAAAGTAATGATAAAATTAATAGTAACTTATTAAAATTTGAATGATTGGAATTATGCATGATATATGTCCGTTTTAGATTATTCTTCTATTAACAGGATCCCACTCTACTTTTTTGTTTTCTACAAACGATCGATGAACCATTAAAACCGAAACAGTATCAATGAACGCTTTTTCTATATTGCATCCGGTTTCACCGCCATTTCTGATAACGTCAAACCATTCTTTAATGTGTAAGTGGGTGGTATCAATTTGTTTACCATTTACGGTAGTATCGGTTAAACCTCTTTCTGCATAGTATTTTTCTGTTGCGGATGTAATTCCGTCTATTTTTGTTCTTGATTTTTCGGGATAATTGTAAAATGGCTTATCGGGATCAATAATTCCATTTTTAATTTTATCTTTAAATTGCGGCGAATCGGAATTCGCAAATAAAGACAGCGAATCTCCAACTTCCATACTAGCGTCATTACCCATAAAAACTCTTCCGCGATTTCTGCTGTTTGCAAGCGTTGCCGAATACAGCATTGTAAATTCTCTATCGGAAAATTCAATTACAGATTGAAATGTATCTGGCATATCACGCGGTTCATCCTTATAAAAATAAATTCCGCCCGATGAAGTTACTGATTTTGGAATACCGAACCCCATTATTTGATTTAACGCGTCAACTTCGTGCGAGAAAAGTTGTCCAGCGAGACCTGTATCATAAGCAAAGAAACGAGCCCAGCCATAATATCTTTCAATACTGAATGGAACTTTAGGAGTATTGCCCAGCCATTGTTCCCAATCAATTGTTTCTATAGAACCAGGTTTTGGTTTTCCATTTGAATCTAAATGCCGTATCCAAGCTCCGTCTTTTGAATTTCGATTTGTTGTAGTTTCTACGAGTGTAACTTTACCCAACAAATTTTTATCAACAATTTCTTTAGCTTTTTTAAATGTTTCGTTTTTACTGTTTTGATGTCCTAATTGAAAAACAACCTTACTGTTTTTAACCGCGTTGTAAACTTTATTAAGTTCATCTTCATTTAAAGTCATTGCTTTTTCACAATACACATGCTTTCCTGCATTTACAGCATCTATTGTCA is a genomic window containing:
- a CDS encoding T9SS type A sorting domain-containing protein yields the protein MQNGKDLNGGGIFISGKNVFLKNLLIKNNIAENEGGGIYIDNSEKVILNNLTIAFNNSKINNHSGGIYFNGEKLFITNCIIFKNIPKDIKLKHTNFNNSELTISNSDLFGGIKSIENSDSVKINWNENNIESDPMFIGGVPLSYGLKIISPCLNVGTPFLILQGDTIINLSSDEYIGSAPDMGSIESDYLISITDEENLPSEFQLLQNYPNPFNPTTTIEYIIPKSVNANSFHNTQQKSEDNVKVIVFDILGKEIKTLVNEYQKPGYYKIQFNAANLPSGIYYYQLKYGNLYQSKKMLYLK
- a CDS encoding glycerophosphodiester phosphodiesterase family protein; amino-acid sequence: MKYKIFDELDRLKKRFIFALVFISFLCYGQTSIETNNFPKPKNGKTYVIAHRGAHKDSPENTLSAYKKAIELGCDFIEIDVRKTKDGKFVSMHNSRIDEYIDEKSGRVNEFTLCELKNMKIYKDKNITDNFERIPTLEEILDLCKGKIGIYLDLKEPYIDEISAIIKKYKMEREVVWYIPFSYLNEIKKLKEVCEECIPMPDPEEKVKLNFLLNEIKPQVIATDMSQLDSEFVAVSHQYNSKVFVDENSGNEEEWKNIIDINCDGIQTDDPEKLINFLKKK
- a CDS encoding alkaline phosphatase, whose amino-acid sequence is MKFTKLPLVLLCIAFIQNCTTVDETNFHKNVAPKNIILFISDGCGFNTVDAASYYQYGKTGEQVYEKFPVKFAMSTYYANGNKYISDSAWSNFEWLKKNPTESSAAASAMATGFKTGKRAISYDSLNKPLETIVDKFEKFGKSTGVISTVPFSNATPAAFVAHNENRQNYKEIAEEMILKSKAEVIMGGGHPFYNPNGTLVSALAERYIGHKEVWDMNNGGKPISDEEGKLLSESEFRYVGGKEVWDKLSSGIIGNDADNDEKIDSWTLIQDRESFQKFMSGETPKRLIGVFKSGQASQVERDTANEKWVPFSVPFIQSIPTLEEMTLSAINVLDNNEHGFFLMAEGGAVDWAAHDHILNRTIEEQIDFNKAVEAACKWVEENSDWEETLIIVTADHETGYLLGPQSNLPNTNSKFEKWKKLQNNGKGKMPGVEWFSGGHTNSLVPFYAKGRGSEIFNDIVKGKDPVYGEYIDNTDIGQIIKSFVK
- a CDS encoding polysaccharide deacetylase family protein; translated protein: MHNSNHSNFNKLLLILSLLFAIYSSENNLSAQDFSGANWAEKLGFPKGKKVIIFHADDIGMCDEANKAAFNYLQNNEINSAAIMVPCPNADEAISWAIENDDKDVGLHLTLTSEWKTYRWGTVANKKLVPGLLDSLGKMYRSVEEVVMHASAKEIETEIRAQIDYSISKGMKPDHIDTHMGTLYGSPDYVKVFFKVAEEYRIPANAIDLSKEAVAQHFKNAGYPINEEVINLVNEYKLPKLDFFSSVPNCNTYEEKRKNLFNHINELPAGLTEIIFHPSIETENLKSITNSWQQRVWESQLFSDPVVKQFLVDNDIILTNWKEIMKKYNSLSK
- a CDS encoding Gfo/Idh/MocA family oxidoreductase, producing the protein MSDKDSKVDKKVSRRDIIKSLSSVPILGFFAYDFWKKKSLEKIKDKAINLNLGLKDDSQNIPQKNNITSGNVIKVGIIGVGGRGTALLKAAGFVDADDYNKIYKQAQDGNNSAKARLASYQNQSILNVQIIGICDVFDMRAEKGIQIASMGIQPDGSPANVKNVKRYLRYQDLLANPEIDAVIIATPDFHHAHMTIDAVNAGKHVYCEKAMTLNEDELNKVYNAVKNSKVVFQLGHQNSKNETFKKAKEIVDKNLLGKVTLVETTTNRNSKDGAWIRHLDSNGKPKPGSIETIDWEQWLGNTPKVPFSIERYYGWARFFAYDTGLAGQLFSHEVDALNQIMGFGIPKSVTSSGGIYFYKDEPRDMPDTFQSVIEFSDREFTMLYSATLANSRNRGRVFMGNDASMEVGDSLSLFANSDSPQFKDKIKNGIIDPDKPFYNYPEKSRTKIDGITSATEKYYAERGLTDTTVNGKQIDTTHLHIKEWFDVIRNGGETGCNIEKAFIDTVSVLMVHRSFVENKKVEWDPVNRRII